ATTTGCCTCAGCAATTATACGGACAATCGGTTCGGTATTTGATGGACGGATATGGATCCATTCATTCCTTGTGGTTATTCTGATACCATCGGTAAGGTCAACTTTACCCTTGAATTGTTTTAAAATCAATTCTTTCTTTTTCTCAAAATCTTTAGTTGAGATATCAACCTTGTCTTTGAGCATAAAATAATCAGGATAAGATTTTACTATTTCTGAAATTTTTTTATTACTCTTTTTAAGCATTGCTAAAATTATACCGGCGCCGGTCAATGCATCACGGGTGCGATTTATCTTGGGATATATCACACCACCATTCCCTTCGCCACCAATCACTGCCTTTACTTCATTCATCTTTGATACTACATTTGCCTCACCGACCTTTGCGCGATATACTGGACATTTGTGCTTACGGGCAATGTATTCAATCAAACTTGATGTAGAAAGATTTGTAGCAACTGGTCCTTTTTCTTTGTTTAATATAAAATCCGCAGCAAGGGCAAGGGTTTTTTCTTCGCCAATCGCATTTCCTTTTTCATCAACGATTGACAGCCTATCTCCATCCGGGTCAAGGGCAAGACCCAGATCAAGGTTATATCTTTTTACAAGTTCGCATAATTTGGTGATATGTTCAGGCGTTGGTTCCGGTGGTCTTGGAAAGCGTGGTTTGAAATTACAATGTATTTTATACACCTTACAACCCGCCATTTCAAGGAGCGAAGGCAGGGCTTTTGAACCCGCACCACAAACTGCATCAACGCCAATTTTCAATCCGAGTTTTTTTAATTTAAAATGATTGATTATTTCTTTTATGTGTTCTTCATAAGGATTTTTATAATCAGTGCATTCACCAAAATAGCCCATAAACTCAATTATCTTATCAGGGTAAAGGTCAAAAAAATCAATAAATACTGAAAATCTTCTGAATTCCTGTTCATTAATAAATTCACCCCTTGAGGTAATAAATTTTATCCCATTCCATTCCGGTGGGTTATGACTGGCAGTTGCGACCGCTCCACCATCTGCCTTTAGTTTCTTGACCATAAAGACGACTGTTGGTGTGGGAACAATCCCGAGGTCTATTACATTACATCCCATCATATTAAATCCATCTATGACACCACCA
This is a stretch of genomic DNA from candidate division WOR-3 bacterium. It encodes these proteins:
- the glmM gene encoding phosphoglucosamine mutase, translating into MPRIFSVSGLRGIAFKDLGYASAGFYAQVYAFFLNAKKLVVGYDARDSHSQIGGGVIDGFNMMGCNVIDLGIVPTPTVVFMVKKLKADGGAVATASHNPPEWNGIKFITSRGEFINEQEFRRFSVFIDFFDLYPDKIIEFMGYFGECTDYKNPYEEHIKEIINHFKLKKLGLKIGVDAVCGAGSKALPSLLEMAGCKVYKIHCNFKPRFPRPPEPTPEHITKLCELVKRYNLDLGLALDPDGDRLSIVDEKGNAIGEEKTLALAADFILNKEKGPVATNLSTSSLIEYIARKHKCPVYRAKVGEANVVSKMNEVKAVIGGEGNGGVIYPKINRTRDALTGAGIILAMLKKSNKKISEIVKSYPDYFMLKDKVDISTKDFEKKKELILKQFKGKVDLTDGIRITTRNEWIHIRPSNTEPIVRIIAEANDKRKAKGLIDQAKELLQI